The following proteins are encoded in a genomic region of Spirosoma sp. SC4-14:
- a CDS encoding MBL fold metallo-hydrolase: MITFALIVAVAVGSTMLFMQQSAFGSDPTAVRLARIQRSSHYRNGVFENLEPTAVMREGASYWKVMNDYFKKDKYNIPPQPLPSVKTNLKTLPDDKPTIVWFGHSSYLIKSNGTTVLVDPVFSGHASPVSFFGKSFAGSDVYSVDDMPNIDLLVISHDHYDHLDYETVSKLAPKVKKVYTALGVGAHLERWGFPADKIVEFDWWEKQTVSDAIKLTATPARHFSGRSFARGKTLWTSFVLNLHGYTIFLGGDSGYGKHFQEIGDTYGPFDLAILECGQYGEDWPSIHMFPEEVVTATQDLKAKTLLPVHWAKFSLANHAWNEPIQRLIRKADDEGLDVTTPRIGEPVVLKASYPRAVWWNF, encoded by the coding sequence ATGATAACATTTGCCCTTATAGTAGCCGTTGCGGTTGGGTCGACCATGCTGTTCATGCAGCAAAGCGCCTTTGGCAGCGATCCAACGGCGGTTCGGTTAGCGCGTATTCAGCGTTCGTCGCACTACCGAAATGGCGTATTCGAAAATCTGGAACCCACGGCAGTCATGCGCGAAGGGGCGTCGTACTGGAAAGTGATGAACGATTATTTCAAGAAAGATAAGTACAACATCCCTCCTCAACCCCTTCCGTCTGTAAAAACAAACCTTAAAACGCTTCCCGACGATAAACCAACAATTGTCTGGTTCGGCCATTCGTCCTATCTCATTAAATCAAACGGGACAACCGTATTGGTCGATCCGGTTTTCAGTGGCCATGCTTCGCCCGTTTCGTTTTTCGGCAAATCGTTTGCGGGTTCGGATGTCTATAGCGTAGACGATATGCCCAACATCGACCTGCTTGTTATTTCGCACGACCACTACGATCATCTCGATTATGAGACGGTTTCGAAACTGGCCCCGAAAGTCAAAAAAGTATATACAGCACTGGGTGTAGGTGCCCATCTGGAACGCTGGGGCTTTCCGGCCGATAAAATCGTTGAATTCGACTGGTGGGAAAAGCAAACTGTTTCCGACGCCATTAAACTGACCGCCACGCCCGCCCGGCATTTTTCGGGCCGGAGCTTTGCACGCGGCAAAACGCTATGGACTTCTTTCGTACTCAACCTGCATGGGTATACCATCTTTTTGGGTGGCGACTCTGGTTATGGCAAGCATTTTCAGGAAATTGGCGATACGTATGGTCCGTTCGATCTGGCCATTCTCGAATGTGGACAATATGGCGAAGACTGGCCCAGCATTCATATGTTTCCCGAAGAAGTGGTTACGGCAACGCAGGACCTGAAGGCTAAAACGCTATTACCCGTCCACTGGGCCAAGTTTTCGCTGGCTAATCATGCCTGGAACGAACCCATTCAGCGATTGATCAGAAAAGCCGATGATGAAGGACTGGATGTGACAACACCACGCATTGGCGAACCGGTTGTGCTGAAAGCTTCGTACCCCAGAGCTGTCTGGTGGAATTTTTAA
- a CDS encoding 6-carboxytetrahydropterin synthase yields MELSRASAPRVAVFRKEHFNAAHRLNNPNWSDEKNARVYGKCNNPNYHGHNYELVVQVVGSVDPETGYVIDMKHLGDLIREHVTDRFDHKNLNLDTEEFADLNPSAENIAIVIYNILRNQLSEGLDLKIRLYETERNFVEYPA; encoded by the coding sequence ATGGAACTATCCAGGGCCAGCGCCCCACGGGTTGCCGTGTTTCGAAAGGAACATTTCAACGCGGCACATCGTCTGAACAATCCTAATTGGTCGGACGAGAAAAATGCACGTGTCTATGGTAAATGCAATAATCCAAATTACCACGGTCATAATTACGAGTTGGTTGTGCAGGTTGTAGGTTCTGTTGATCCTGAAACCGGCTATGTTATCGACATGAAACATCTGGGCGATCTGATCAGAGAGCACGTTACAGACCGTTTCGACCACAAGAATCTGAACCTCGATACCGAAGAGTTTGCTGATCTGAACCCTTCTGCCGAAAACATTGCAATCGTTATTTACAACATTTTACGTAATCAGCTAAGCGAGGGCTTAGATCTTAAAATTAGATTGTATGAAACTGAACGGAACTTCGTCGAGTACCCCGCTTAG
- the folE gene encoding GTP cyclohydrolase I FolE gives MKLNGTSSSTPLSGSNGHHHNGSYINGHDLNGAYSSTAESDELVDELGDAHGASSIDTPMRADAFDLDDDLKIDLIEEHFREIMNILGLDLADDSLKGSPRRVAKMYVKEIFRGLNPANKPTSTLFDNKFRYNEMLVEKDITVQTYCEHHFVPIIGKAHVAYISSGKVIGLSKLNRIVEYFCKRPQVQERLTVQIANELKTVLETDDVAVIIDAKHLCVSTRGVHDVNSSTITASYGGKFAEEATKQELLRYIAQPSVSI, from the coding sequence ATGAAACTGAACGGAACTTCGTCGAGTACCCCGCTTAGTGGCTCGAATGGACATCACCACAACGGTAGCTACATAAATGGCCACGACCTGAATGGAGCCTATTCGTCAACAGCGGAAAGCGACGAGTTAGTGGATGAACTTGGCGATGCACATGGCGCTTCATCTATTGACACACCCATGCGTGCGGATGCTTTTGATCTGGACGATGATCTGAAAATTGACCTGATCGAGGAACATTTTCGGGAAATAATGAACATCCTGGGCCTCGACCTGGCCGACGACAGTCTGAAAGGGTCGCCACGGCGCGTTGCCAAGATGTATGTGAAAGAAATATTTCGGGGTCTCAATCCCGCCAATAAGCCCACATCGACATTATTCGACAATAAATTTCGGTATAATGAGATGCTGGTCGAGAAAGACATTACCGTTCAGACGTATTGTGAGCACCATTTTGTCCCCATTATTGGAAAAGCACACGTAGCTTACATTTCCAGCGGAAAGGTAATTGGCCTGTCGAAACTGAATCGGATTGTGGAATATTTCTGTAAACGTCCGCAGGTGCAGGAACGTCTGACGGTGCAGATTGCCAATGAATTGAAAACCGTTCTCGAAACCGACGATGTAGCGGTGATTATTGATGCCAAGCACCTTTGTGTATCAACACGGGGTGTCCATGATGTGAATTCATCGACCATTACGGCATCCTATGGCGGCAAGTTTGCGGAAGAGGCTACCAAACAGGAACTTCTGCGCTACATTGCTCAGCCAAGTGTGAGCATATAA
- a CDS encoding McrC family protein has protein sequence MPSLISVAENGLIRKATPNGGRPVLPTDVVVSDTVFDALRQLAFDAEGIDGLLTFFVQKSIEYIRVSKYVGLLTLPDGTQLEVLPKIGNGPASRIMLLRMLRYLHNGPFRAVSTANTTPTELPLWDVFVTAFLDALETLVRQGVQRSYVAVENNERFWKGKFQANRQQRENAQHAERLAIQYDVLTANVPPNRILKTTLLYLGQQQHSLLTRQRIRQLDWVFDEIPVSESVNDDLYAVRRNSRLFVRYETVLRWAIALLGKRGYGVKAGKTADLSLLFPMEQVFEDYVAQGIRRFWPNAGSIMVQESSAHLVNEHIGTPKFKLRPDILIRQGERTIVLDTKWKELNGRDTTGSYGIDQRDLYQLYAYGKKYGAHDLFLVYPASETFGQPLPVFGYDADTRLHVVPFDVAVPLANEVEKLAIYALSYQ, from the coding sequence ATGCCGTCACTTATTTCTGTTGCTGAAAATGGCCTGATTCGGAAAGCAACCCCAAACGGTGGCCGGCCGGTTCTGCCAACGGATGTGGTTGTGTCGGATACCGTTTTTGACGCACTCCGGCAACTGGCTTTCGACGCAGAAGGGATTGACGGATTGTTAACATTTTTTGTGCAGAAAAGCATCGAATACATTCGGGTAAGCAAGTATGTTGGTTTGCTAACACTTCCGGACGGAACACAACTAGAGGTTTTGCCAAAAATCGGGAACGGCCCAGCCTCCCGGATCATGTTGCTTCGTATGCTACGATACCTGCACAATGGTCCGTTTCGAGCCGTATCGACGGCCAATACAACACCAACGGAATTGCCCCTCTGGGACGTCTTTGTAACGGCTTTTCTGGATGCGCTCGAAACGCTGGTGCGGCAGGGCGTTCAACGGTCCTATGTAGCGGTTGAGAACAACGAACGGTTCTGGAAAGGGAAATTTCAGGCAAACCGGCAACAACGGGAGAATGCCCAACACGCCGAACGCCTTGCCATTCAGTATGATGTACTGACAGCCAATGTGCCGCCAAACCGAATTTTGAAAACCACCTTGCTTTATCTGGGTCAGCAACAGCACAGTCTTTTAACTCGGCAGCGAATACGTCAACTTGACTGGGTGTTTGACGAAATTCCGGTTTCGGAATCGGTCAACGATGATTTATATGCCGTTAGGCGAAACAGCCGTCTATTTGTGCGCTACGAAACAGTATTGCGATGGGCCATAGCCTTGCTGGGTAAACGAGGCTATGGTGTAAAAGCCGGAAAAACGGCTGATTTGTCGCTGCTGTTTCCCATGGAGCAGGTTTTTGAAGACTATGTGGCGCAGGGAATCCGACGATTCTGGCCTAATGCCGGGTCCATAATGGTGCAGGAATCGTCGGCGCACCTGGTGAACGAACACATTGGAACGCCAAAATTTAAGCTCCGTCCCGACATTCTGATTCGGCAGGGCGAGCGAACGATTGTGCTGGATACCAAATGGAAAGAGCTGAATGGTCGTGATACAACAGGTAGTTATGGAATTGATCAGAGAGATCTGTATCAGCTTTATGCGTATGGGAAAAAATACGGTGCCCATGACCTGTTTCTGGTCTATCCGGCCAGCGAAACGTTTGGACAGCCATTGCCCGTTTTTGGTTATGATGCCGATACACGACTGCATGTAGTGCCGTTTGATGTAGCAGTGCCGCTAGCCAATGAAGTAGAAAAACTGGCCATTTACGCTTTGTCGTATCAATGA
- a CDS encoding gluconate:H+ symporter — translation MPLLLTLIGILTLVLLVAFVRLDTFISFVLVSLGLGLAAGMPVQDVGKSIQTGIGSTLGDLVLIIGFGAMLGRIVAESGAARRITNVLIRLFGIKNIRWGLALAGFVVGIPLFYNAGFIIVVPLIFTIAASSRLPLLSVAVPMLSALSVAHGYLPPHPSPSAVAGQLNANIGQTLLYGLIVAIPAIIIAGPVFGKTLVNMKVTPDKDLFDIREVPDEDLPGTGISFFVALLPVLLLTLFGPLKNSFPEGSLLRTIFTLLAEPYMGMLLSVLVAMYSLGIRRGQSMKVITKDMEEAVKAVAPILLVIAGAGALKQIFSDSGTSKYIGSILADVSIPPLVLAWGIAAFIRVCVGSATVAGLTTSGIIAPLIQSQTIKPELMVLAIGSGSLMFSHINDGGFWLFKEYFNLTIGETIRTWSLMETIVSIVGLLGVLALNLVV, via the coding sequence ATGCCCCTCCTTCTTACCCTGATTGGTATTCTTACCCTTGTTCTTCTCGTCGCTTTTGTTCGTTTAGACACCTTTATTTCCTTCGTTCTGGTTTCGCTGGGGCTTGGGCTGGCCGCAGGCATGCCGGTGCAGGATGTTGGAAAATCCATTCAGACGGGCATTGGTAGCACCCTCGGTGATCTTGTTCTCATTATCGGATTTGGGGCTATGCTGGGCCGAATTGTGGCTGAAAGCGGTGCCGCCCGCCGGATTACCAATGTGCTGATTCGGCTGTTTGGCATCAAGAACATTCGCTGGGGGTTGGCTCTGGCCGGTTTTGTGGTAGGGATTCCGCTGTTCTACAATGCCGGTTTCATTATCGTTGTCCCCCTGATTTTTACAATTGCAGCTTCGTCGCGGTTGCCGTTACTGTCGGTTGCAGTACCGATGCTTTCGGCGTTATCGGTGGCGCATGGGTATCTGCCCCCGCATCCGTCGCCTTCGGCCGTGGCGGGTCAACTGAATGCAAATATTGGCCAAACCCTGCTCTATGGGTTAATTGTAGCAATTCCGGCCATTATCATTGCCGGTCCGGTTTTTGGCAAGACCCTGGTTAATATGAAAGTGACACCCGATAAAGACCTGTTCGATATTCGGGAGGTGCCCGATGAAGACTTGCCAGGAACGGGCATCAGTTTTTTTGTTGCGTTGCTGCCCGTATTGTTATTGACGCTGTTTGGCCCATTGAAGAATTCATTTCCTGAAGGATCACTGCTAAGAACAATTTTTACATTGCTGGCAGAGCCCTATATGGGTATGCTTTTGTCGGTTCTGGTTGCTATGTATTCGCTGGGTATCCGGCGGGGGCAGTCGATGAAGGTAATCACAAAAGACATGGAAGAAGCCGTAAAGGCGGTGGCTCCCATTTTACTGGTTATTGCCGGAGCCGGTGCGTTAAAGCAGATTTTCAGCGACAGCGGTACCAGCAAATACATTGGTAGTATACTGGCCGATGTGTCTATACCGCCCTTAGTGCTTGCCTGGGGCATTGCGGCTTTCATTCGTGTTTGTGTAGGCTCGGCTACGGTTGCTGGCCTTACAACCTCCGGTATCATCGCTCCGTTGATTCAAAGTCAGACCATCAAGCCCGAATTGATGGTGTTGGCCATTGGCTCGGGAAGTCTTATGTTTTCACACATCAACGACGGTGGCTTCTGGCTCTTCAAAGAATACTTCAACCTGACCATCGGAGAAACCATTCGAACCTGGTCGCTGATGGAAACAATTGTTTCGATTGTAGGGCTGCTTGGCGTGCTGGCGCTGAATCTGGTGGTGTAA
- the nadE gene encoding NAD(+) synthase, with the protein MKLLKVAAGVLNQIPLAWDHNKQNIINAIEEARRQNVSLLCLTELCISGYGCEDAFFAQNTIDQSVASLLDIVEYTNDIAVAVGLPLRHNNRTFDVACLIANKRIQGFVAKQFMANNGVHYETRWFQPWPAYVRDEIKIGDFMYPFGDIVFDLSGIRIGFEICEDAWVASRPGRILYERGVDLILNPTASHFAFLKSQVRERFVVDASRSFGVSYIYSNMLGNEAGRMIYDGDAMVASNGELLVSGPRLSYEDFLIVPAVVDVEATRLNQAQNRANLALAYPNLRVTSLFDWPEIAPVIQKAELEGWERGGYLKEEEFARAVALGLFDYLRKSRSQGYVLSLSGGADSSAIAATVFLMIRMAVQNIGLKGVKKKLSYIKAIQDCQTPEEMVGKLLTVMYQGTENSSDNTFNSAKELAEDIGAKFLHININGLVETYRGLIEEQIGRQLSWETDDLALQNIQARVRAPSIWMLANLNNALLLSTSNRSEAAVGYATMDGDTAGSISPITGIDKHFLRGWLRWLETVGLNVKNEWTPADRTGSTTDPTTSDQLIRIKGLHAVNNLQPTAELRPLDKMQTDEDDLMPYDVLNSIEESAIRDKQPPVEVLKLVEVRYAGRYERDRLLIWVERFFRLWSRNQWKRERYAPSFHLDDHNLDPRSWCRFPILSGGFEKELAEMRDWATDQKPGSRKGKIGF; encoded by the coding sequence ATGAAACTTCTTAAAGTAGCAGCAGGTGTACTAAACCAAATCCCATTAGCGTGGGATCACAACAAACAAAACATCATCAATGCCATTGAAGAAGCCAGGCGGCAGAATGTTAGCCTGCTTTGTCTAACCGAACTTTGTATTTCGGGCTACGGCTGCGAGGATGCGTTTTTTGCGCAAAATACTATCGATCAGTCGGTGGCGTCGTTGCTCGACATTGTTGAATACACCAACGATATTGCCGTTGCGGTGGGCCTGCCATTGCGGCATAACAACCGAACGTTCGATGTGGCTTGTCTGATTGCCAACAAGCGCATTCAGGGCTTTGTGGCCAAGCAATTTATGGCCAACAATGGCGTCCACTACGAAACCCGCTGGTTTCAGCCCTGGCCTGCTTATGTTCGGGATGAAATCAAAATCGGTGATTTCATGTACCCGTTTGGCGATATTGTCTTCGACCTGTCGGGGATTCGGATCGGTTTCGAAATTTGCGAAGACGCCTGGGTTGCCAGCCGACCCGGCCGTATTTTGTATGAACGGGGAGTCGATCTTATCCTCAATCCAACGGCCAGTCACTTCGCGTTTCTGAAGTCGCAGGTGCGTGAGCGGTTTGTAGTCGATGCGTCGCGGTCGTTTGGTGTTAGTTATATCTATAGCAACATGCTGGGCAACGAAGCTGGTCGGATGATTTACGATGGCGACGCGATGGTTGCCTCAAACGGCGAATTGCTGGTGTCGGGGCCTCGGCTGAGCTACGAAGATTTTCTGATTGTTCCGGCCGTTGTCGATGTCGAGGCTACCCGTCTGAACCAGGCCCAAAACCGCGCTAACCTGGCGCTGGCGTATCCGAATCTGCGCGTAACAAGCCTGTTCGACTGGCCTGAGATTGCTCCCGTTATCCAGAAAGCCGAATTAGAAGGCTGGGAGCGGGGTGGCTATCTGAAAGAGGAAGAATTTGCACGGGCAGTGGCGCTTGGTCTGTTCGATTACCTCCGGAAGAGCCGATCGCAGGGATATGTGCTGTCGCTGAGTGGTGGTGCCGATTCGTCGGCTATTGCGGCTACGGTATTTCTGATGATCCGGATGGCTGTTCAGAATATCGGCCTGAAAGGCGTCAAGAAAAAACTGAGCTACATTAAGGCTATTCAGGATTGTCAGACCCCCGAAGAGATGGTCGGTAAACTGCTGACGGTGATGTATCAGGGGACCGAAAATTCATCGGACAATACATTCAATTCGGCTAAGGAACTGGCCGAAGACATTGGGGCCAAATTCCTGCATATCAATATCAACGGACTCGTTGAAACCTATCGCGGGTTGATTGAGGAGCAAATTGGCCGACAATTGTCGTGGGAGACAGACGATCTGGCGCTACAAAATATTCAGGCACGGGTGCGGGCTCCGAGCATCTGGATGCTGGCCAATCTCAACAACGCGCTATTGCTGAGTACGTCGAACCGTTCTGAAGCAGCCGTTGGCTATGCCACAATGGATGGCGATACGGCCGGTAGTATCAGTCCCATTACGGGTATCGATAAGCATTTTTTGCGGGGTTGGCTGCGCTGGCTAGAAACGGTTGGGCTCAACGTGAAAAACGAATGGACACCCGCCGACCGCACCGGCTCGACAACCGATCCGACCACATCCGATCAGTTGATCCGAATAAAGGGGCTTCATGCCGTCAACAACCTGCAACCTACGGCCGAACTACGGCCATTGGATAAGATGCAGACCGACGAAGATGACCTGATGCCCTACGATGTGCTGAATTCCATTGAAGAGTCGGCTATCCGGGATAAACAACCGCCCGTAGAGGTGCTGAAACTGGTGGAAGTTCGGTATGCCGGACGCTACGAACGCGACAGGTTGTTGATTTGGGTGGAGCGGTTTTTCCGGCTCTGGAGCCGCAACCAGTGGAAACGCGAGCGTTACGCCCCCTCATTCCACCTCGACGATCACAACCTCGATCCGCGTTCGTGGTGCCGTTTCCCTATTCTGTCGGGTGGTTTCGAGAAAGAACTGGCCGAGATGAGAGACTGGGCCACCGATCAGAAGCCTGGTAGCCGAAAAGGAAAAATTGGGTTTTAG
- a CDS encoding dodecin family protein, which translates to MAIVKVIEVIASSETSIDDAVHNAVAEVSKSVRNIDSVYVKDIKAHVKDGKISTFGVICQISFRVDAV; encoded by the coding sequence ATGGCTATTGTTAAAGTAATTGAAGTAATTGCCTCGTCGGAAACAAGTATTGATGATGCCGTACATAATGCTGTTGCCGAAGTGTCTAAATCCGTTCGGAATATCGATTCTGTTTACGTGAAAGACATCAAAGCCCATGTCAAAGATGGTAAAATCAGCACCTTCGGCGTAATTTGTCAGATATCATTCCGGGTCGATGCAGTGTAA
- a CDS encoding EamA family transporter, giving the protein MKSTMSASFLAGLLFAALWASASAATKFGVQSVHPLILAEVRFFIAGSGMLLFAYGIQHTKNAWPTATEFRQLTVFALLNTTIYLGAFVLALKQVSAGIGSLSTATNPLFIAMLSALWLRRMPRWNETAGLLLGLLGVGIATYPLLQNSYATVEGILILLGGMISVSAATVYYARIQWRLPNLVINGWQVFLGGLLLLPFTILAAFLDPAAFRNSQFDLRFWTSVFWLIIPVSVAALQLWFYLVRQDPIRASLWLFLCPIFGFVYAYMLIDEPITLFTVIGTTLVIGGLWLGRK; this is encoded by the coding sequence ATGAAATCCACGATGTCTGCCAGTTTCTTAGCTGGCCTTCTTTTTGCGGCTCTATGGGCGTCGGCTTCGGCAGCGACCAAGTTTGGTGTTCAATCAGTACATCCGCTCATTCTGGCCGAAGTGCGCTTTTTTATAGCTGGTAGTGGTATGCTTCTTTTTGCTTATGGCATTCAGCATACTAAAAACGCCTGGCCTACGGCTACGGAATTTCGCCAGTTAACTGTTTTTGCGCTGCTCAATACGACCATCTACCTGGGCGCTTTTGTGCTGGCGCTAAAACAGGTGTCGGCCGGAATTGGTAGTTTGTCGACGGCTACTAATCCGCTGTTTATAGCCATGCTTTCGGCGCTATGGCTACGCCGGATGCCGCGCTGGAATGAAACAGCCGGGTTGTTGCTGGGGCTATTGGGCGTCGGTATTGCTACCTATCCGTTGCTTCAGAATAGTTATGCCACAGTGGAGGGAATTCTTATTTTGTTGGGGGGGATGATATCGGTATCGGCTGCCACAGTCTATTATGCCCGAATTCAATGGCGGTTGCCTAATCTGGTCATTAATGGATGGCAGGTATTTCTGGGTGGATTGCTCTTGTTGCCCTTTACTATACTGGCTGCTTTTCTTGATCCGGCTGCGTTCCGCAACTCACAGTTCGATTTACGATTCTGGACATCGGTGTTCTGGCTTATTATACCCGTATCGGTGGCAGCGTTGCAATTGTGGTTTTACCTCGTTCGGCAAGACCCCATCCGGGCGTCGCTCTGGCTGTTCCTCTGCCCAATATTCGGCTTTGTTTATGCGTATATGCTTATCGACGAACCCATTACGTTGTTTACGGTTATCGGCACAACGCTGGTGATCGGTGGGTTGTGGCTAGGGAGAAAATAG
- a CDS encoding OmpA family protein has protein sequence MKRIYSILLVSHLFFGSSAFVMSWGQSRPQSATSSAPVSLTLEGTIVDAGTRDPVVGALISVKNQSGTASDKQRVGADGTYTLVLRSKEGFHMSIIADGYEPYEKDLAPTSTYTNKITGSMIALDRISTKPASKPVAAAQQPPKSEPTAAPVASSTVSPVAQQATDAGNASAANQRVIPPKTLDAKVSYTPPLVVAPKGKVTQLKALQFVQSKAELLPDAQPALEQLLQFMQQHPAVEIQLAGHTDNQGDFDKNVQLSKERVEVIKEFLVQNGIDPNRITTRGYGPTRPIASNNSEATRKLNRRVEMTVVKAP, from the coding sequence ATGAAGCGAATCTATTCAATACTTTTAGTCAGTCATCTGTTCTTCGGTTCATCGGCGTTTGTTATGAGCTGGGGGCAGTCCAGACCTCAGTCAGCCACCAGCAGTGCCCCAGTCTCTCTTACACTTGAAGGAACCATCGTCGATGCCGGAACACGCGATCCGGTTGTAGGGGCCCTAATCTCCGTAAAGAACCAGAGTGGCACTGCGAGTGATAAACAGCGGGTTGGAGCCGATGGCACTTATACGCTTGTTCTACGGTCGAAAGAAGGCTTCCATATGTCGATCATTGCTGATGGTTATGAGCCATATGAAAAAGATTTAGCGCCTACCTCAACTTATACCAATAAAATTACGGGCTCAATGATTGCACTGGATCGCATTAGTACAAAACCAGCAAGCAAGCCCGTTGCAGCCGCTCAGCAACCACCTAAATCGGAACCTACAGCCGCTCCAGTGGCTTCGTCAACGGTTAGCCCGGTTGCCCAACAAGCGACAGATGCTGGCAATGCTTCAGCGGCTAATCAACGGGTTATTCCGCCCAAAACACTTGATGCCAAGGTTAGCTATACCCCACCGCTGGTTGTAGCACCCAAGGGAAAGGTAACCCAGCTAAAAGCTCTGCAGTTTGTTCAGAGCAAGGCCGAACTTCTACCTGATGCGCAACCGGCGCTGGAACAGCTTTTACAGTTTATGCAGCAACATCCTGCTGTTGAAATCCAACTGGCCGGCCATACCGACAATCAGGGCGATTTCGACAAAAACGTGCAGTTATCGAAAGAACGGGTCGAAGTAATCAAGGAATTTCTGGTACAAAATGGTATCGATCCAAACCGCATTACGACTCGTGGCTACGGCCCTACCCGCCCTATCGCCAGCAATAACTCCGAAGCGACCCGAAAGCTAAACCGTCGCGTGGAAATGACGGTAGTGAAAGCCCCCTAG
- a CDS encoding peroxiredoxin, whose amino-acid sequence MKNQIISVGSEFPEFKKLAVVSLDKDKEFYEISSEDHKNAGQWLVMFWWPKDFTFVCPTEIAEFNKKFEDFQDRDTMVIGASTDSEFVHLAWRKNHDDLRGLKFPMLADTSKSLAEDLGILEANEKVAYRVTYIVDPQGIIRWVSVNDLSVGRNVNEVLRVLDALQTDELCPCNWQKGEATLTA is encoded by the coding sequence ATGAAAAATCAAATTATTTCCGTTGGTTCTGAGTTTCCTGAATTCAAGAAACTGGCCGTTGTGTCGCTCGACAAAGACAAAGAATTTTATGAAATCTCGTCGGAAGACCACAAAAATGCTGGCCAATGGCTGGTGATGTTCTGGTGGCCAAAAGATTTCACGTTCGTTTGTCCAACCGAAATCGCTGAATTCAACAAGAAATTCGAAGATTTTCAGGATCGCGACACGATGGTGATTGGGGCGTCGACCGACAGCGAATTTGTGCACCTGGCATGGCGCAAAAACCACGATGATTTGCGTGGACTGAAATTTCCAATGCTGGCCGACACATCGAAATCGCTGGCCGAAGATCTGGGCATTCTGGAAGCTAACGAAAAAGTGGCTTACCGCGTAACTTATATTGTTGATCCACAGGGAATTATTCGTTGGGTTAGCGTAAACGACCTGTCGGTAGGCCGGAACGTAAACGAAGTGCTGCGTGTACTCGATGCACTGCAAACCGACGAGCTGTGTCCCTGCAACTGGCAAAAAGGCGAAGCTACGCTGACGGCCTAA
- a CDS encoding carboxymuconolactone decarboxylase family protein codes for MTTTQNETVASLLALVGLDASGDHPGLEALAVTEHRYLRDLKINVGNVLNSSQTLTKKETTLLALSVAVNEKYQPLIDSLTAMAKQEGASDAEITETTACTSLLSTNNVFYRFRHFVSKDYYQQTQPGIRMSIMMNPALGKEFFELMSLAVSAVNGCELCVRSHEESVLKHGSTEARVFDAVRLAAVIKGLITVL; via the coding sequence ATGACAACCACACAAAACGAAACGGTAGCGTCGCTACTGGCGCTGGTTGGGCTGGACGCATCGGGCGACCATCCAGGACTTGAGGCATTGGCTGTTACTGAACATCGCTACCTGCGCGATCTGAAAATCAATGTTGGGAATGTTCTGAATAGCAGTCAGACGCTGACTAAGAAAGAAACAACATTACTGGCACTTTCGGTAGCTGTTAATGAAAAATACCAGCCACTGATCGATTCATTGACCGCCATGGCGAAGCAGGAAGGTGCTTCGGATGCCGAAATTACGGAGACTACTGCCTGCACATCCTTGTTGAGCACCAATAATGTGTTTTACCGGTTCCGGCATTTTGTCAGTAAGGATTATTATCAGCAAACGCAGCCTGGTATTCGGATGAGTATCATGATGAATCCGGCATTGGGAAAAGAATTTTTCGAGCTGATGAGTCTGGCCGTGTCTGCTGTTAATGGGTGCGAACTTTGCGTTCGGTCGCACGAAGAGAGTGTACTAAAGCATGGTTCTACCGAAGCTCGTGTGTTCGATGCAGTTCGGCTGGCCGCCGTAATCAAAGGATTGATTACAGTGCTTTAA